Proteins from a single region of Punica granatum isolate Tunisia-2019 chromosome 8, ASM765513v2, whole genome shotgun sequence:
- the LOC116187325 gene encoding germin-like protein subfamily 1 member 13: MKLFVVLLVWAFAISSSFASDPSPLQDICVAIKEPKDAVFVNGKFCKNPNLTVADDFFFQGLNIPRSTDNKIGSSITGVDVSTLPGVNTLGVSLVRVDYAPNGTNPPHFHPRASEILMCMEGELYVGFVSSNMLGNRFFTKVLKPGDLFVFPLAMIHFQLNIGKTPAVAFAIFDSQNPGLVTVGNAVFGANPPIDPQVLIKALQLDKKTIDYLQSRSWYNNHD; the protein is encoded by the exons ATGAAGCTCTTTGTAGTCCTTCTCGTGTGGGCTTTCGCGATCTCGAGCAGCTTTGCATCTGATCCTAGTCCACTTCAGGACATTTGTGTGGCTATAAAAGAGCCCAAAGATGCTG TGTTTGTAAATGGAAAATTCTGCAAGAATCCGAATCTTACAGTCGCCGATGATTTCTTCTTCCAAGGGCTCAACATTCCCCGAAGTACCGATAATAAGATCGGGTCCTCTATCACTGGTGTCGATGTTAGCACGCTTCCGGGTGTCAACACTCTAGGGGTTTCTTTGGTCCGCGTCGACTATGCCCCTAATGGCACAAATCCACCGCACTTCCACCCTCGTGCCTCTGAGATCCTCATGTGCATGGAGGGTGAGCTCTATGTTGGGTTCGTCTCATCAAACATGCTCGGAAACAGGTTTTTCACCAAAGTCCTGAAGCCTGGGGACCTGTTTGTCTTCCCATTAGCGATGATTCACTTCCAGCTCAACATTGGGAAGACCCCCGCAGTTGCATTCGCAATCTTTGACAGCCAAAACCCAGGTCTTGTAACAGTTGGTAATGCGGTGTTTGGAGCTAACCCACCAATTGATCCTCAGGTCTTGATCAAGGCACTCCAGTTGGACAAGAAAACTATAGATTATCTCCAATCCCGGTCATGGTACAACAACCACGACTAA